From one Rosa rugosa chromosome 4, drRosRugo1.1, whole genome shotgun sequence genomic stretch:
- the LOC133744362 gene encoding pentatricopeptide repeat-containing protein At4g38150-like translates to MKVLKKATEYCEDKDLKEMFDMNIGDYDSLNKYAIKVFDAMANDTLAVEAKELFKPRSESAVLPDVAIYTVVIWACICFSNIKAAHNVYQCMIDNGVAPNSCTYIILINTLANNSSSDVNFVWYAKKYFLEMLAKGMTPPSSSYMAVFKAIARQEPVVKAKEARSFLSRYKQRGSALS, encoded by the coding sequence ATGAAGGTTCTTAAGAAGGCGACCGAATACTGTGAGGACAAGGACCTGAAAGAAATGTTTGACATGAATATTGGGGACTACGACTCCCTTAACAAGTATGCGATTAAGGTGTTCGATGCTATGGCAAATGACACCCTCGCTGTGGAAGCCAAAGAGCTGTTTAAGCCTCGCTCTGAGTCGGCCGTACTGCCTGACGTGGCCATCTACACTGTTGTCATTTGGGCCTGCATCTGTTTCAGCAACATCAAGGCTGCTCACAACGTCTACCAGTGTATGATAGATAACGGTGTCGCCCCCAACTCCTGCACTTACATTATACTCATCAATACACTTGCAAATAACTCATCTTCTGATGTCAATTTTGTTTGGTATGCCAAGAAGTATTTTTTGGAAATGTTGGCTAAGGGGATGACGCCTCCTTCATCTTCCTACATGGCCGTCTTCAAAGCCATTGCACGCCAGGAGCCGGTGGTGAAGGCCAAGGAGGCAAGGAGTTTCTTGAGCAGATACAAGCAAAGGGGTTCAGCCCTAAGTTAG
- the LOC133744363 gene encoding uncharacterized protein LOC133744363: MSKLDFPILDSTGSEYHSWVTDVENHLTSKGILPVIQAPNPDLLFERTATNNATALILIRRHMDKSLRLEYMAIKDARELWVALEERFGNVKDTLLPDLKVQWNNLRFADFKSVAEYNSEVLRLKTMLGFCGQPVTEQELIEKTLSTFPVAAILLSKQYRTEFNTGRLTRFHQLINIMSVAEKHDNILVKNYNSRPIGTKSVHEANYNNAPKGGRKERNPKNQGHNGRSGPYNRPTKEGTRQNEGRSRGNTWQRGRGGRGAPGRGGATQGRGNGANSYKGRHPSANNAPQLKGGNHNDMCHRCGSSEHWFKQCKASKQLAAHYKAFRDFREHEANLAENIQEEDGIQSVNDPGGVLVPLGKLFCSFCVDVMQLVYCS, encoded by the exons atgtcaaaacttgactttcctatccttgactcaactggctcggaatatcatagttgggtcacggatgttgagaatcatctcacttcaaaagggatcctacccgtaattcaGGCACCAAATCCAGATCTCTTATTCGAGCGTACGGCTACGAATAATGCCACCGCCCTTATTTTGATAaggcgccacatggataaatcactccgattggagtacatggcaatcaaggatgctagagaattatgggttgcgctagaagagcgttttggtaatgtaaaggataccctcctccctgacttgaaagttcaatggaacaatctacgatttgctgacttcaagtctgtagctgaatataattcagaagttcttcgcctcaagaccatgttggggttctgtggacaacctgtcacagagcaagaactaattgagaaaactctctccaccttccccgtcgcagctattttgctatcaaagcaataccgaactgaattcaatactggacggctcacgaggtttcatcagctaattaatattatgtctgtagctgaaaagcatgataatatcctcgtgaaaaattataattcaaggcccatcggaactaagagcgttcatgaggcaaattataataatgcacccaaaggagggcgcaaggagcggaaccctaagaatcagggacacaacggacgttctggtccatataaccgccctacaaaggaaggtactcgtcagaatgaaggacgatcacgtggcaatacatggcaacgtgggagaggaggccgtggggctccaggacgtggaggagccacccaaggccgtgggaatggcgccaactcctataagggacgccacccaagtgcaaacaatgcacctcaattaaagggaggaaatcacaatgacatgtgtcatcgatgtggatctagtgagcattggttcaaacaatgcaaagcaagcaaacaattagctgCGCATTACAAGGCATTTAGAGACTTCAGAGAGCATGAAGCCAATCTTGCCGAAAATAtacaagaagaagatg GGATCCAGAGCGTCAATGATCCAGGTGGAGTCCTAGTTCCACTAGGAAAGctattctgcagtttctgtGTGGATGTTATGCAGTTGGTTTATTGTTCTTGA
- the LOC133707145 gene encoding pentatricopeptide repeat-containing protein At5g65560-like, which yields MAETEVKSNSCADDLEKHVMKVFEEATKDCEDKVLKEIFDSIGDYGDLNKYAISVFNSMANDKFIEVARELFKPRSESTAVLPDVAIYTVVIWACISAGKIMAAHKVYHHMIANGVAPTSCTYIILINTLATNSSSDVNFVGYAKKYFLEMLDKGMTPISSSYMAVFKAIARQEPVEKAREFLEQIQTKGFSPKLDVPHFDVAYMEEAMNALKMSDLLINATTDNKLQKLYREWSTTRKPLRDEFPKMYKALKADGNDDQAMELYRRAWDTNIIPEVVLHTGVIEDCLKAGNTECALKAYRTMLATGVAPNSYTYTVLIKGLTADPHFVEDAKKCLLEMMDKGMRPNAATYTAVIEGFARQEDKEAEEEGKQFVEVMMGKGLEPNVKAMMEVLKGRPKGVIRRVISIVLSKLKG from the coding sequence ATGGCGGAGACTGAAGTCAAGTCCAATTCTTGTGCGGATGACCTCGAGAAACATGTAATGAAGGTTTTCGAGGAGGCCACCAAAGACTGTGAGGACAAGGTCTTGAAAGAAATATTTGACTCCATTGGGGACTATGGCGACCTTAACAAGTATGCAATTTCGGTGTTCAATTCCATGGCAAATGACAAGTTTATTGAGGTAGCTAGAGAGCTCTTTAAGCCTCGCTCTGAGTCGACTGCCGTACTGCCTGATGTGGCCATCTACACCGTTGTCATTTGGGCCTGCATCTCTGCCGGCAAGATCATGGCTGCTCACAAGGTCTACCACCACATGATAGCCAACGGTGTCGCCCCCACCTCCTGCACTTACATTATTCTCATCAACACACTTGCAACAAACTCATCTTCTGATGTCAATTTTGTTGGGTATGCCAAGAAGTATTTTTTGGAAATGTTGGATAAGGGGATGACGCCTATTTCGTCCTCCTACATGGCCGTCTTCAAAGCCATTGCTCGCCAGGAGCCGGTGGAGAAGGCCAGGGAGTTCCTTGAGCAGATACAAACAAAGGGGTTCAGCCCTAAGTTGGATGTTCCTCACTTTGATGTGGCCTACATGGAAGAAGCAATGAATGCGTTGAAGATGTCTGATCTTCTTATCAACGCCACCACTGACAACAAGTTGCAAAAACTCTACCGTGAGTGGAGCACCACCCGCAAACCCCTCAGGGATGAGTTTCCGAAGATGTACAAAGCCTTGAAAGCCGATGGCAATGATGACCAGGCCATGGAGCTCTATAGGCGCGCTTGGGATACAAACATAATTCCAGAGGTCGTACTTCACACCGGTGTTATTGAAGACTGTCTCAAGGCTGGCAATACCGAGTGTGCTCTGAAGGCTTACAGGACCATGTTAGCTACTGGGGTTGCCCCAAACTCCTATACATACACTGTTTTAATCAAGGGACTCACTGCTGACCCCCACTTCGTTGAAGATGCCAAGAAGTGCTTGCTTGAGATGATGGACAAGGGAATGAGGCCCAATGCTGCTACCTACACTGCAGTCATAGAAGGTTTTGCAAGGCAAGAGGACAAGGAAGCTGAGGAGGAGGGTAAACAGTTCGTGGAGGTCATGATGGGTAAGGGGCTTGAGCCAAACGTAAAGGCTATGATGGAGGTTTTAAAGGGAAGACCAAAAGGTGTTATAAGAAGGGTCATCAGCATTGTTCTTTCCAAGTTGAAGGGCTGA